From Cannabis sativa cultivar Pink pepper isolate KNU-18-1 chromosome 8, ASM2916894v1, whole genome shotgun sequence, a single genomic window includes:
- the LOC133030366 gene encoding uncharacterized protein LOC133030366, whose translation MFNELNPGIVRTEIEAPHFELKLVMFQMLQMVGQFGGSPTEDPHLHFRSFLEVSDSFKLQGVSEEALRLNLFPFSLRDRARAWLSTLPPNSVTNWNDLGEKFLRKYFPPTRNVKFRSEIMSFQQLEDETTSDAWERFKELLRKCPHHGIPHCIQLETFYNCLNAASRMVLDASANGAILSKSYNEAFEILERIASNNYQWSTNRAPTSRKVAGVLEVDALTSLTAQMASMINILKNMNMGGSVQPVAAIQRAEISCVYCGDGHTFKNCPSNPASVCYVGASSSGAQAQGKQSFPPGFSQQPHQPQGSQTSSLESLMRDYMANNDAVIQSLAASLRNLEVQLGQLANDLKNRQQGTLPSDTKNPRRDGKEHCKAVTLRSGKILESNVATTGSKEPSSMQKEGEMNKNQQFQLLKFPQ comes from the exons ATGTTCAATGAGCTAAATCCGGGTATTGTGAGAACCGAAATCGAAGCACCTCACTTTGAGCTCAAGCTCGTcatgtttcaaatgctccaaatGGTTGGTCAATTTGGTGGGTCGCCAACGgaagatcctcacctccatTTTCGCTCATTTTTGGAGGTGAGTGACTCTTTCAAGCTACAAGGAGTAAGTGAAGAGGCTTTAAGATTGAATTTGTTCCCATTTTCCTTGAGGGATCGGGCTAGAGCATGGCTTAGCACTCTTCCTCCCAATTCGGTGACTAATTGGAATGACTTGGGTGaaaaattcttgagaaagtacttTCCTCCAACAAGAAATGTAAAGTTTCGAAGCGAGATCATGTCCTTTCAACAATTGGAAGATGAGACTACTAGTGATGCATGGGAaagattcaaggagttgttgagGAAGTGCCCACACCATGGTATTCCTCATTGTATCCAACTTGAGACATTTTACAATTGTCTCAATGCGGCATCTAGGATGGTGTTGGACGCTTCGGCTAATGGAGCCATTCTTTCCAAGTCTTACAATGAAGCTTTTGAGATTTTGGAAAGGATAGCTAGCAACAACTATCAATGGTCAACTAATAGAGCTCCTACAAGTCGAAAAGTAGCGGGTGTTCTTGAAGTAGATGCTTTGACCTCTCTCACCGCTCAAATGGCCTCAATGATCAACATTTTGAAGAATATGAATATGGGAGGAAGTGTACAACCAGTCGCTGCCATTCAAAGGGCAGAAATCTCTTGTGTGTATTGTGGTGATGGGCATACTTTTAAAAATTGCCCTTCAAATCCAGCTTCAGTTTGCTATGTGG GCGCAAGTTCAAGTGGAGCACAAGCACAAGGAAAGCAATCATTTCCACCGGGTTTTTCTCAACAACCTCATCAACCTCAAGGCTCTCAAACTAGTTCTTTGGAGAGCTTAATGAGAGATTATATGGCCAATAATGACGCTGTAATTCAAAGCCTGGCAGCTTCTCTTCGGAATCTTGAAGTTCAATTGGGGCAATTGGCCAATGATTTGAAGAATAGACAACAAGGCACTTTGCCTAGTGACACCAAAAACCCAAGAAGAGATGGCAAAGAGCATTGCAAAGCGGTAACCTTGAGAAGTGGAAAAATTCTTGAGTCAAATGTGGCTACAACAGGCAGTAAGGAGCcctcttcaatgcaaaaagagGGGGAAATGAACAAAAACCAACAATTTCAGCTGTTGAAATTCCCCCAGTAG